The genomic stretch CTGAGTTTTCCACAACTCACCCACCATCTAGCCAATCACACGCCCTCTCAGAGGAAGCACAGTGTGAGACGGAggccctttaaaaaagaaaaaaaagaaatgtgcccAACAACCCAGCACTTCCTACCCTGACTCTGGCCACCGAGTAGAAGGCTCTTTTAGGTCCCAGGCACAACTCCTCTCAGGTTGAATTTGACTTACAGTGAATGTGATGGTCATTAGCTTTTCCTGACCATGCTTGGCTGTTCCATCATCACTGTCCCAGGAGGAGAAGGACTTTCTACCTTTTACCAGACTGAATGCAACTCTGGCTGCAGGTGGCCCCTGACATTAAGCAGAGTTTTGTGAGCCCCACCCaccaaacacacatatacactctcCCACCCACTTTGTCCACCTGAGTAGAAGCAGCTTCTCACTGATCTATTCAGAAGTGGTGGGCTCTCTCTTAGTCCTACTTCTTCCTATGACACAGCCCGGGGTGCAGTGGAGGGTACCTACTCACTATTAGTACTGTATCTTTCCTAGAGAGACCAGCTTATAAACTGAGAGCATCCTCCTGGTCATACTGGCTTCCAAAACATGTTCTTGATTTATTCATTAGGAGTAGCAGATGCTGTTAGtatcccacccctaccccctggCACTCACTATTCCTGTACATATCGATGGCTTTCTACGGAAAGTGCCGTGGCTCTCTGCCTTAGCCCCTTTCTGGCTGAAGGATCCTGTTTGTCTGGCCAGCACATGAGCCAGGCTGCTAGTGCCCCTAGGAGGTCAATGCCCTTAGGAGCAGTCTCAGCCTCTGACAGTTGGGAGCTAGGGGGTAAATAGCCCAGCTTTGGCCCTTGAGTGAGACAACTCTGGTGCACGTTCTACACACTCGCTCAAAGTTCTCcacaggattgagccccacttgcCCACAGCAGTGTTTGGGCGTCATATGGAGTATATGAGGGTGTATGGTTCATGTGAATGGTATGCATGTGTGGGTGGCTATGGAATATGTGGGGACATAAGGTTCATTTATAAGTGTACAATGTATGCGTTTGGGGTATGTGTAACTGATTTCATTTTtgcccaacaaatatttgctcctctttcccttccagtCTGGGCAGATTGTACTTCCCTTCCCTGACattgacttgctttgaccaacgGAATACTAGAGGAAGTGACGTTAGTGGAGGCCTTAAATGTGCTTTTGCAATTTGGTTGAACTCTAGGGTTTCTTCGATTTCCCAGGAGAAGGGTTTGCCCCGGGTAACTGGTGCCCCTTCAGCCGGCGCTCCAGAATGAGACACCAAGGGCAGACGTGAATCCACCCCCCACAGCTTACAGCTAAGCTCAGTTGAGCCCAACTGACCCACAGACCCTGGAGAAAGAATTAAAGAGCTGGTATTTTAAGCCATTGATTTTAGAGAAGTTTGTTAGCATTATTTCAGCAATCACTAACTAATGCAAGGTTTTAGATGGGATTTGCAACGCACAGGGTATGATTTGTGGGGAGTATaaagaatgtgtatgtgtgcagtGCTTGTGTATTTTGTGTCTGGGTAGATGGTATGTTGTGatacacagacacaaaaaagCAAGGGTTTATattagataaaacaaaacaaacaagcaaacatacCACAGAGTGGACTGTACATGGAGTTTGTGCTCAGTCCCCAGTCAGGAGGCACCTCAGGTTCCTGTGCTGGGAAACCCACATCCTGAAACCTCGCCTCCCTCTGACTTGCCAGTGGCTTCTAGGAAGGCAGCGTCAGCCAGACAGGGGTGTTTGACTTGACTGGTGTTCAGCAAACCAAGGAAGAGGTGGCACAAGGCCAGCCAGGTAGCGTCAGACCACACACCCAACCAGCGTGTGCCTTGGCTGCCAAGACTTCCGTCCCTACAACAGGACCTGGCAGCTGAGGAAGGGTCCCACACCGCAACTCCAGGAGATGGACAGAGGGGCTCTGTGTGGAGCAGAAGACTGCTGCGTGCACTTCGGCTGGGGCTCTGCGAGGAGGCGCCTCCAGTCTCACAGCTCCAAGGCATCCCTGCAAGGGTCCCCTCTTCCTGCCTCATTCGTGGCCAGCTGAATAGTGACTCTGTGATTAAGAAGGTGAGCTCTGGAGGCAGACCATTAGGCAACCATTAGGCTTTGTGTCAACTTCAGCAGCCATGACCTCGGGCAAGTAATTTAACCTCTCGGACCTTAATTGCTCAACTTTAAATAGGAATAAATGTATATCACTTGTAAGGCTGCTATGAGGATTGGATGAGTTAATTCCTATAAAGTGTTGGGGACAGTGCCTGCTTATAATTGTGCATGTGCCACCCTCCGGGCACTGTATTACATGAACCATCTTGCATGCAGAAACCACACAAGGTCAGTGTTATTGTCTGACATGGGCCAGGCTCTCCCAGAGACAGACCTCAAGACAAGGATTCAAGCGATAgccgttttgtgtgtgtgtgagctaaTCCAGAAACATAAGCAGGGAGCAGAGAAGTAAGACAGAGAGGGTGAACAATGACCACTGCAGGGAACTCTGAGACACTTATAACACACACTGAAGAGCGATCCCAGCCAGGGAGCCAGGGCTTTCTTTATACACTGGCTCCCATCAGTCCCCGGAGGCTGCTCCTAGAAGTAGCGTGACCAGTCTTCCCTGTTTGCCCCAGGCTATAAGTCCTACGTCTGAGAAATACCTCCTTCCCAACCTGGATGGTTGACCACACTATCTGGACAGCGTTAgttccccagcacccagcctgTCACATGTCACCCAGAGCAAGCCCACAGATGCAGGTGCTGGCAATTAGAAGCTACCACACATTATAATGATCAGGTCCAAGGGAGTGAGGTCAGGACATCCAGTCCCATTTTAGATGTAAGAAAAGTGATGTCTAAGAGGCAAAGTAATCTGCTCAGTGTCATACAGCAGGAAGGGGTCTGGGAGTGAGGGGTTCAAGCCCAGGTCTATCTATCAGCCCATACTGATCACTGAGCTCCACACTCCTCTTTCCACAAAGCTTAGAGACACAGACTGGAGGAGCCTGAAGTACCTCAGGAGACCAGTTAGCTCTCTGACTGGAAACAAATATCCACTGACTGACAGGTAGCATTCATGgttctggggaaggggcaggaggtggATGTCAGAAAATAAGGAGGTAGGGCCTATGGCCAAAAGGAGAGCATGGCATGACTACTCAGCTCAGGCTGATTACTGCCATATGGGAAGGGAGGCCCAATGTTACTAAACCATCCAATGTTTCAAAGGAAGCTGGATTTTTATGGGAAATCTCCAAAGTATTACATGTTGTCTaagaattttctgaaaacataTTGTGGACCAGCCCTGTGTGGACCAAATACAGCATGACATCCCCTGGCTGCCTGATTCCTGTCCTGTGGCTCATCCACTCACCCCAGTAGGTGAATCTAGGGCTCATGTTGGTGTCTTTTTTCAACAGGCATCGCTACAGAAACGGGGGCTGGCTCAGTCTGCATCTAGTACACATATTCACCCATTTTGagctttttgtctttcctttttgtctttatatCCTTCTGGACACATTTCCACACGTACGTCTCAGCTGACATCCAGTGCACAGGCCCCAGAATAGCCATGCTGTTTACAGTTAGTAAATAGCCAATGCCTGCAGTCCCCCAGTTAACTCCTGTGTCCTGACTGCCCAATCCTTCCCTAGGATCCCCAGAAACTCCAGGGTTAACTTCTGGCAGAGGAAGGAGCTCAGTTGACCTTGTGGCTGGAgtcctttctcatttttcagtGCCCAAGTATCATCCCTTTACCtttctatgtctctccctctccccattacttcctttcttttttaaactcgGCAACCATCTTCAATCCTAGTTGATTCAAGGATATGACGTTATCAACAGTGATGTGcagataaatgtttaacaaccagctcttgGAAGTAGTGGGGAGTCCatatttgtagcatttgctgactcccatggtgtaaatactcccaccctggccaatttcaagctaccaacatgaCCGAATGTGGAGTTGACAGGAGATGTGCAGTAGCTCACCATCATACGATATTTactatataaatgcaaataaccTAAAAAGCATAGGTTGTAGTAAAATACAGTGAAATCATTAGGAATTAATGGGTTCTGagcatttattacctttttttcaaCAGTAACTTATCATATTGTTAGTTGATggaatttaatgtttaataatgcCTGTGTTTCTCAACCAGgtcacaaaattcctgaaaattttagCAATCAGCTCTTGTAAGCCCACATGAGCTGGTTCCAGCATACCACTGGATGAATAAAtgcaaaagcagaaaaataacgAAAACAGGTGCGTGGTGGTCAAAACACAAAGATTGGAGGGGGAGTCACCAACCATCCTCAAGCGGGCAACTCCAGTGTCTCAGTTCATCCCCAATCCCCTGCTTCTGCTGCTCTCCAGCCTCACCATGCCCAGCCCCACCTACCTGCAGCAGGAAGTCGAAGAGTGCCAGGCGTGCCCACTCGGCGTGGTGGAGGCCCAGGCAGGGGGCCTGGCTTGGCCAGCTGCAGCCGCGTGCCAACAAGGCCTGGTACTGGAGCCAGCCCAAGGACAGAGAGTTCTGGTCATCgtctgggtcacccaggtgctgCACATCGGGCGCCCACCAGATGACGGGCCTTGTGCTGCCATCTGTGTATCGGTAGGGCAGCAGGGAGCTCCGGAAGTTCCGGGCCACAGCAGGTAGGCTCCGGTGCAGCCCCAGCACACGGTCCACGTGGAAGGCCAGGACCTCCAGCAGGTCCCCAGGCCTCTTGATCAGGCCGCAGAGCCCCTGGGAGCAGAGATGGCTGAGCCCAGAAGACATGTCCCGAGAGGCACCCGCATTGGAGAAGCCAACCTGCAGCACCTGCCCATGGCCAGGCACCCTGGCTTTGCCCACCACCTCCCCCTGGGCCAACAGCCGCAGCATTTGCACATCATGCTCTGTGAGCCACGGGGGAGCCTGCCCACTGCTCCTCAAGCCAGTCAACAGACCAGGGGTCTCAGCCTCACACCAGACAGATCCTTGCAGCTCCGCAACAGAGCCAGGCCACCGACGAGCCCCTGCAGATGGTGTGGGATGCCCTGTTTGTCGCCCACCAGTCAATCCTGGAAGattcctgccttctgctgggtGGGACCGGAGGGTCGGTCCAGCGGTAGCTTTCCAAGCCTGTAAAGCCATCATGCCATGTCCTGTGAGGGGGCCAACCAGGGTGCCAGTTTCATTCTGTGCCTCTCTGATGAGACCATCATGCCAGGGGGGACCCAAGTCTTTGGCTCCTGGACTGCTAACTTCATCCTCCCCCAGGAGCACAAGACGCCGGGCACTGAGTCTCAAATCTCCTAGAGATGCCAAAGTAATGTCCCTCCTGACCCTCCCTGGATGCCTGCTGTCTCCTCCCAGGGACTTCCTGCTTCTGTCCACTGGTCCTCTGTGGCCTTGCTCCCCAGCACACATGGGGCTAGGCAAGGCCCAGCCTCTCCAGAGCCCTAGGTCTCTTGCCCGCTGCCTCCAGccggagctcagagcctgccggCTGTGGGGGCCAAGGGCACCCGTTACCTCCTGGGGCTCCATGGGACCAGGGTCTGGGCCAGTAGCAGGATGCTGTGGGGGGAAGCGAGTGACAGCCACCGCAGACAGAGTCATCAGGAGGCAGAATGCCATCACCAGCCGCCTTTTGCCACGCAGCTTTCTCCAGAGCCAAGATGCCTGGGGGACAGGATAGAAAAAGAGAGTCTGAGACCTGGGAAAACATCCGGCCCAACCCACAAAACAATAGGAGCAGTGAATGAACATCTTGGGGGCACAAAGAGGGCAGAGATGGTGGAGTACACCTAGCTGTCTTCGAGGCAGGAATGGGCAACCACAGCCAAGTGCAGTCCTGCTTCAAAGCTGAGCTCTTGCCTTGCCTTCCCGGGCGGCCTTTGCTGATGGCTGCAGGCCGCCTTGGGCTCCTCCCCCTTGAATAAAGGGCCGCTATGACACTAAGAACCAAGCACCGTAAGCGTCTTTTTTTCACATCTGTCCCTCACCACTGAGTGCTTGGAccctctctcttcatctccatGTGAATCCTAGGACCCACTCCGTAAACCTCTAATCGTCTCCCACAAGCaagctttttcccttttccctttttagGGCACAGACTGCCCCACTACAGGCGCCATTGCCCAGCCTCTCCTGCAGCCAGGTGTAACCATGTGACTAAGTCCTTGCCTAGGCACTTCTGCCTGCACCACCTGCTCAAAAGGAAGTCGGATGCCCTGGCCTTTCTTGGCACACCGACGTGGTAGCAACTGCTCCACATGTGTGGGCACGGACACACTCtgggcagtgattttttttccagtttatctacttattttcatggtgggggcaggggaagaagagagagagagggagagagaatccgaagcaggctctgcactgtcagcatgaagcctgatgcggggctcaaactcatgggatgtgagatcatgacctgaactgaaatctagagttggatgcttaaccgactgagtcacccaggcacccctgggacaGTGATTTTTAAACACATTGTTCCTGGGCCAGTAGCATCAGTATCcctgggaacttgtcagaaagGGAagttctcaggccccacccctctTCTCCAAGGTACCTACACTGCTGTGAGCCAGCAGGTAGGTCTATGTCCCAGGACCATGCAGCCCCAAGGCTGAACACCCTGCTTGAGGCACGACAGGGTGGGGACCAGGAGGCTTAATCGCAGTGGGGAAATCAGATGAAAGCAGGTTTCTGATTTCTCTCCACTCCAGTCAAGGGACACAGGGCAGGGAGACAAAGCCTAGAGAAGATCTTCCTCATAAATGTGGGCTATCAAAACCTGGAGTCCATCTGGAATCTCTCTCCTCTTCATGGTCTACCATAGGCTAAAGGTTGAGGAGAGGACTTTGTGTGCTCtgtatctccccacccccacatatgtacacatatatacacagacacatacatgcatccatacacacacacttccacCAAAATAGCTCTGTGTTCTTTCACCAGGTAGGTTTGGTCCATTTATGTTACTTGATATGCTGTGCATGTTTAGTCTTTGTTTTGTCATAAATTTTTATGGCATATCTTTGTACTTCTAATTTGGAATTCTTTCAGTAGGTTTTCAGTTacctttacttttgttttgtggTATACACCTTGATGATCGTTTGCCCTTAATCATCTACCTCTTTGAACAGTAGCTCTGAATCCCTAGTATGAACAATCATAAAATTAGTACctgccctctcctctgtcccctacCACTCTGTTGTTATTCAATATTAATCACTTGCATTATCTATTTTGATGTTTGTCTTTGTACAATGTAATTTCTTACATTTCTACTACATCTGGCAGCTTTAAATGATATCCCTTGGTTCTCAGCTGTTATTAATAAacagcatatttttttctttctgccatctTTTCTTGGATTCCCCCTTCcaaatttgtatatttgtattatttttaaattgttagaaTATAAAACTTGTACCTTCTATCCCACTAGTCCAATACTCATATGTGTTCAGGTCTTAGCTCTTCAGTGAAATACATTCTTTGCATGCTCCCTTCCCCTTTGCCCtagtttttcattatttcttggtTAGCTGAAGCCAAAACTCCATAATTTTCTTAAGCAGTGCGCATGTGAACAAAATTCTCTGAGTTCCTTCATGTTCAAAATCGTTTTTCTATAGCATTCATACCTGAAAGAAATCTtgactagaaataaaatattttgtcacaGTTTCTCTGAATGGCTTGTGGGTCCTGCTCCACTGAATAGATGGATGTTATACCCTGCCTAGTTGccataagaattttctttttctctacattttttccagctttactgaagtataattaacaaataaaactgtatatatttaaagtgtatactttgatatacatatacattatgaaatgatcaccacagccAAGTTATTTAGCACACctgtcacctcacatagttacctttgtgtgcgtgtgttgagaatgcttaagatctactctccgCAAATCTGAAGTGTACAATATGGTATTCTTAACTACAGTCACCTGCTGTACATTAGGTCCTCAGAACTCAGCCACCTTATAACTGAAAGTCTCTATattctttgaccaacatctccccatttcctccctctcccagccctggcaaccatcattccactctgtttctatgagtttgacattttatttttaggttccacatacaaataccatacagtatttgtctttctctgtctggtctatttcacttagcataatgctcatggtccacccatgttgtcacaaatggcaggatttccttctttttttatggctgaataatattgtgttgtgtgtgtgtgtatgtgtgtgtggtgtgtatatatatatatatatatatatatgtgtgtgtgtgtgtgtgtgtgtgtaatatataatatataaaatatataaacataatatatattatatatatatttttttttctttatccgttcatctgtcagtggacacttaggttgtttccttatcttgattattctgaataatgctgcaatgcgCATAGAAGTggagatatctcttcaagacactgatttcatttccttcaggtatATACACACAAGTGAGATGCCTGGATTGTCtgatagttccattttttttttggctttttgaggagcctccattctgttctccacagtggttgcaccaatttacaatcccatcaccagtgcagaagggttccctcttctccacatcctcccagcatttgttatctcttgtctttttgacaagagccattctgacaggtgtgaggtgatcttttgttttctttgaggtcCAATGATGTAACTAGAATATATCTTGGTGTTGACTTTCCTGGGTCCGTTTTTCTTGGTGTGATACACTTTGTTAGAAAAGGTagatttaaatagtttttttcatcaaagttttCTTAGACTAAGTTTGAAGTATGATTTCCattccactattttatttttattttttttgccaggatctttaattacatatatgttgGATCTCCGTTGTCTGTCTTGTGGATCCTTCCATCTTTTCTCTCTAATCCTTTCTaactattttcatttcagtttgctCATGTTTCTCATGTCTATATTCTGTCTGGCTTATTATGTTTTCTCCTCGggtactttctctctttttttttaatgtttttatttatttttgaaggagagagagagagagacagacagagcacgagcaggggaggagcagagagagagggagacacagaatccgaagcaggctccaggctccgagctgtcagcacagagcctgatgcggggctcgaactcacgtaccacgagaccatgacctgagccgaagtcggacgcccaaccaactgag from Panthera uncia isolate 11264 chromosome C2, Puncia_PCG_1.0, whole genome shotgun sequence encodes the following:
- the GASK1A gene encoding Golgi-associated kinase 1A encodes the protein MEASWLWRKLRGKRRLVMAFCLLMTLSAVAVTRFPPQHPATGPDPGPMEPQEVTGALGPHSRQALSSGWRQRARDLGLWRGWALPSPMCAGEQGHRGPVDRSRKSLGGDSRHPGRVRRDITLASLGDLRLSARRLVLLGEDEVSSPGAKDLGPPWHDGLIREAQNETGTLVGPLTGHGMMALQAWKATAGPTLRSHPAEGRNLPGLTGGRQTGHPTPSAGARRWPGSVAELQGSVWCEAETPGLLTGLRSSGQAPPWLTEHDVQMLRLLAQGEVVGKARVPGHGQVLQVGFSNAGASRDMSSGLSHLCSQGLCGLIKRPGDLLEVLAFHVDRVLGLHRSLPAVARNFRSSLLPYRYTDGSTRPVIWWAPDVQHLGDPDDDQNSLSLGWLQYQALLARGCSWPSQAPCLGLHHAEWARLALFDFLLQVHDRLDRYCCGFEPEPSDPCVEEGLREKCRNPGELRLVHILVRSSDPSHLVYIDNAGNLQHPEDKLNFRLLEGIDGFPESVVKVLASGCLQNMLLKSLQMDPVFWQSQGGRLGLTQVLQTLERRGQVLLEHIRKHNLTLFQDEDS